In Dasania marina DSM 21967, one genomic interval encodes:
- a CDS encoding lipopolysaccharide assembly protein LapA domain-containing protein — protein sequence MPRLLMGFLLVLFMVLLVQNLAAVEVSFLFWSLSLPRVVLLTLIFSMGVLFGYSLHWLKKPK from the coding sequence ATGCCACGTTTACTGATGGGGTTTTTATTGGTTCTATTTATGGTGTTGTTGGTGCAAAACTTAGCGGCCGTAGAGGTGAGTTTTTTATTTTGGAGCTTGTCTTTACCTAGGGTAGTGCTGTTAACACTTATTTTTTCTATGGGTGTTCTATTTGGTTATAGCTTGCATTGGCTTAAAAAGCCGAAATAA
- a CDS encoding OmpA family protein: MMKLTSKKILMAAAITAAMSMSAVANDEDLRASLFSQADDALRAANAARANILAPENYEKAADNYRSAEKKLERKRNIDAINEDLQDVVQYLNAAIQATRLAEVTFAEVIQARNDAEAAESGKYAKKEWNEAEKSFSSAAKKLESGSVSSARKKGEDALKFYRSAELQAIKTNYLSEAKRLIDKAEDGDVKDYAPKTLLQAKQFLAKAEKELEENRYDTDGARSLARYAKYEAKHALYLSDIVEEVDDDKLSLEDFIIKAERAIDRVANELDLAVDFDEGLDKPIDQIIAKLSILRKDSYELSQRREDILGLEKEVVRLESKLGIQSDRIKQQEQMRLKFSKIESLFSSEQAQVYRQSGNVLIRMVGLNFSTGQSVIESKYFSLLKQVIEALQVFPGAEVVVEGHTDSFGGDALNLRISQQRADAVMEYIKANMAIDTISSTGFGESRPVASNETDNGRLKNRRIDLLIKPRL; encoded by the coding sequence ATGATGAAACTAACATCGAAAAAAATACTAATGGCAGCAGCAATTACAGCGGCTATGTCTATGTCAGCTGTAGCCAATGATGAAGATCTACGGGCATCCTTGTTTTCACAAGCTGATGATGCTTTACGCGCGGCTAATGCTGCTAGGGCAAATATATTAGCACCTGAAAATTATGAGAAGGCCGCCGATAACTATCGATCAGCTGAGAAGAAGCTTGAAAGAAAAAGAAATATAGATGCTATCAATGAAGATTTACAGGATGTTGTGCAATATTTAAATGCTGCCATCCAGGCGACACGCTTAGCTGAGGTGACTTTTGCCGAAGTGATACAGGCGCGCAATGATGCAGAAGCCGCCGAATCAGGGAAATATGCAAAAAAAGAGTGGAATGAAGCAGAAAAAAGCTTTTCTTCAGCGGCTAAAAAATTAGAGTCAGGTAGTGTCAGTTCAGCAAGAAAAAAAGGGGAGGATGCATTAAAGTTTTATCGTAGTGCTGAGTTACAGGCTATTAAAACAAACTATTTGTCAGAAGCTAAGCGGTTAATTGATAAGGCTGAGGATGGTGATGTCAAAGATTATGCCCCTAAGACCTTATTACAAGCCAAGCAGTTTTTAGCCAAAGCTGAAAAAGAACTGGAAGAAAACCGTTACGATACTGATGGCGCTAGATCGTTGGCTCGTTATGCAAAATATGAAGCTAAACACGCATTGTATCTAAGTGATATTGTTGAAGAGGTTGATGATGATAAGTTAAGCTTGGAGGATTTCATTATTAAGGCAGAGCGGGCTATTGATAGAGTGGCTAATGAGTTAGATTTAGCCGTAGATTTTGACGAGGGTCTGGATAAGCCTATAGATCAAATCATAGCTAAGCTAAGTATACTGCGTAAAGATTCTTATGAGTTAAGTCAGCGTAGAGAGGATATATTAGGGTTAGAGAAAGAGGTCGTTCGCCTGGAAAGTAAACTGGGTATACAATCAGATCGTATAAAGCAGCAAGAGCAAATGCGGCTTAAGTTCTCTAAAATTGAATCGCTGTTTAGTTCAGAGCAGGCCCAAGTTTATAGACAGTCAGGAAATGTGCTAATACGTATGGTAGGGCTTAACTTTAGTACGGGCCAATCTGTTATAGAGTCGAAATACTTTAGTTTGCTTAAGCAGGTTATTGAGGCTTTACAAGTGTTTCCCGGCGCCGAGGTGGTAGTGGAAGGGCATACTGATTCTTTTGGTGGCGATGCGCTTAATTTGAGAATTTCTCAGCAACGTGCCGATGCCGTTATGGAATACATAAAAGCGAACATGGCGATTGATACTATTAGTTCTACCGGCTTTGGTGAGTCACGCCCGGTGGCTAGTAATGAAACGGATAATGGACGTTTGAAAAATAGAAGAATAGATTTGTTAATAAAGCCTCGTCTATAG
- a CDS encoding OmpA family protein, with protein sequence MRNKILALSVIAGLGTVNGVHAEESSWQVKPGLKALHFDNKRQLEEDSVGGSLGLEYQYGRWGTELQVWGNDGETESAGNDVDIYGAYINQYLYFNQGSKIQPYFSMGIGHADFESDFFDEQETQANIGVGVNYAINKQFSLWADVRGIHGFDDSTNDTALGMGVSYRFGASKATLAMIVAPKPVDRDRDRDGVVDSVDACPNTPAATPVDAKGCALDNDGDGVANNIDQCPNTLKGDKVDKVGCKVKATRVEEIRLKVSFNSGTAQFLPVYDAEVMKLAQFMKKFSDLNVIIEGHTDSSGSEAFNQTLSTKRAQSIKDALVSRYGIAEKRVTVKGYGESMSIASNDTAEGRKENRRVIAALTKTVVQ encoded by the coding sequence ATGAGAAATAAAATATTAGCGCTATCGGTTATTGCAGGGCTAGGAACTGTTAATGGGGTTCATGCTGAAGAGTCATCGTGGCAGGTTAAACCTGGCCTTAAAGCATTACATTTTGATAATAAACGCCAATTAGAAGAAGACAGTGTCGGCGGATCCTTGGGTTTGGAATATCAATACGGTCGCTGGGGTACTGAGCTACAGGTATGGGGTAATGATGGCGAAACAGAGAGCGCCGGTAATGATGTCGATATTTATGGCGCCTATATCAACCAATATCTTTATTTTAATCAGGGTTCAAAAATACAGCCTTATTTTTCTATGGGTATCGGCCATGCTGATTTTGAAAGTGATTTTTTTGATGAGCAAGAAACACAGGCCAATATTGGCGTAGGTGTTAACTATGCAATAAATAAGCAGTTTAGTTTATGGGCCGATGTACGCGGTATACACGGTTTTGATGACTCAACTAATGATACCGCCTTAGGCATGGGTGTTTCTTATCGCTTTGGCGCGAGCAAGGCTACGCTTGCTATGATTGTAGCGCCCAAGCCTGTTGATAGAGATAGAGATAGAGACGGTGTTGTTGATAGCGTCGATGCTTGCCCTAATACGCCAGCGGCTACGCCGGTAGATGCTAAAGGTTGTGCATTAGATAATGACGGCGATGGTGTTGCGAACAATATAGACCAATGCCCTAATACCCTTAAAGGCGACAAGGTTGATAAAGTGGGCTGCAAAGTGAAAGCCACCCGTGTAGAAGAAATACGCTTAAAGGTAAGCTTTAATTCAGGCACGGCCCAATTTTTACCTGTGTATGATGCTGAAGTTATGAAGTTAGCGCAATTTATGAAAAAGTTTAGCGACTTAAACGTGATCATAGAAGGCCACACGGATAGCTCAGGCTCAGAAGCCTTTAACCAAACGTTATCAACTAAGCGTGCGCAGTCTATTAAAGACGCTTTAGTCTCGCGTTACGGTATTGCCGAAAAACGTGTCACCGTGAAAGGTTATGGTGAGTCTATGTCTATAGCTAGCAATGATACTGCCGAAGGTCGTAAAGAAAATCGTCGGGTAATAGCGGCGCTAACAAAAACGGTAGTGCAATAA
- a CDS encoding RNA polymerase sigma factor: MNNEQTKPTGLPLAMNIGCEETTLVRLARIDSVLGERARCVLIKHHYSWIKQRCLHILANEANAHDAAQDVVILMYRALPKFEGRSSVRTWLHTIVHNQCVSQVRKRQRSEMTGQQEAVITLYEMDQRHLSGLADLTIDDVRNALSNLPLQVSEILQLRFFSEMSLEEISVVLGIGLSACKMRLYRSIDQFKKIYAHESSEQRLFA, from the coding sequence ATGAATAATGAACAAACAAAACCAACAGGCTTACCGCTAGCGATGAATATTGGCTGCGAGGAGACCACGCTAGTGCGTTTAGCCCGTATAGATAGCGTTTTGGGTGAGAGGGCGCGCTGTGTGCTTATTAAGCACCATTACAGCTGGATTAAGCAGCGTTGTTTACATATTTTAGCTAATGAGGCCAACGCCCATGATGCTGCACAAGATGTGGTGATTTTAATGTATAGAGCATTACCCAAATTTGAAGGCCGTTCTTCCGTGCGTACATGGCTGCATACCATTGTACATAACCAATGTGTTAGCCAAGTTCGTAAGCGTCAGCGCAGCGAAATGACAGGTCAACAGGAGGCTGTGATCACCTTGTATGAAATGGATCAGAGACATTTGTCGGGTTTAGCCGATTTAACTATTGACGATGTCCGTAACGCGCTGAGTAATCTGCCGCTACAGGTTAGCGAGATATTACAGTTGCGTTTTTTTAGTGAAATGAGTTTAGAGGAGATAAGTGTTGTGTTGGGAATAGGCCTTAGCGCCTGCAAAATGCGGTTATATAGATCTATTGATCAGTTTAAAAAAATATATGCACATGAAAGTAGTGAGCAAAGACTATTTGCTTAG
- a CDS encoding LysR family transcriptional regulator yields MNLELLRTFLEVHRLRHFGQAGEALHLSQAAVSSRIRQLEALLGVALFKRQYHDLQLTPEGHRLLRHADKILSDWRKARQEVALGGAQQQISLGGSLRLWDVALQDWFHSLRTQLPKLAIIAETHTPELLTRRVLDGHLDIAFMLEPAQLETLQIQEVALIELVMVSATAKLTAEQALSQDYIMVDWGLSHALQHRRLYPDAPEPQLRVAQAKMALSHMLAIGGSAYLPARMIATEIAEKKLHIVTDAQPIEKYAYAVYPVRSEKQALIDKILPFFEYSKPINIRLPPT; encoded by the coding sequence ATGAATTTAGAGCTATTACGCACCTTTTTAGAAGTACACCGCCTACGCCACTTTGGCCAAGCAGGCGAAGCCTTACACCTCAGCCAGGCGGCCGTAAGCTCACGCATACGCCAATTGGAGGCCTTATTAGGGGTGGCTTTATTTAAACGCCAATATCACGATTTACAGCTAACCCCCGAGGGCCACCGCCTACTTCGCCACGCCGATAAGATTTTGTCGGATTGGCGCAAAGCTAGGCAAGAAGTAGCCTTAGGCGGGGCTCAGCAGCAAATATCCCTAGGGGGCAGCCTGCGGCTATGGGATGTAGCACTACAAGACTGGTTTCACAGCTTGCGGACACAACTACCCAAACTTGCCATTATTGCGGAAACACATACCCCCGAACTGTTAACCCGGCGTGTATTAGATGGCCATCTAGACATCGCTTTTATGCTAGAACCCGCACAACTAGAAACCCTGCAAATTCAAGAAGTGGCATTAATAGAATTAGTGATGGTAAGTGCCACAGCAAAGCTCACCGCGGAGCAGGCATTAAGCCAAGATTATATTATGGTGGATTGGGGCCTAAGCCATGCACTACAGCATCGCAGGCTATACCCCGACGCCCCCGAACCACAGCTGCGAGTTGCCCAAGCTAAAATGGCGCTCTCGCATATGTTGGCAATAGGAGGCAGCGCCTATTTACCCGCAAGAATGATCGCCACAGAGATAGCAGAAAAAAAATTACATATAGTGACCGACGCACAGCCTATAGAAAAGTATGCCTATGCGGTCTATCCGGTGAGAAGTGAAAAACAGGCGCTAATTGATAAAATTCTGCCGTTCTTTGAATACAGTAAACCTATCAATATAAGGTTACCGCCAACATAG
- a CDS encoding HD-GYP domain-containing protein produces MLKTIPVKKLITGMYLHKLCGSWVQHPFWRSAFLLKNPKDIKTIIDSGVAEVIIDTNKGLDVQLEVSPATQPDTPAKVAAASTDPAKPTANKQKNKLAEWRRAKAICESSKEAMTSMFQDVRMGKVVNVDAAQPLVDEISSSVSSSADTLITMARLKTCDNYTYMHSVAVCAMMIALARELGLSEKQISLAGVGGLMHDLGKAMMPLEILNNPGKLSELEFSVMKTHPAEGYKLLQANKTKQLEVLDIVLHHHEKFDGTGYPQGLKGEDISLLSRMAAVCDVYDAITSTRPYKEGWDPALSLKRMISWQGHFDPQILQAFVKIIGIYPIGALVRLETGRLAVVMEQTSGRLLAPLVKVFFATKPKGPIAIELVDLAAPRCKDRIVGLENAEQWGFKNLEDLWQPQ; encoded by the coding sequence ATGTTAAAAACAATCCCTGTTAAAAAACTGATTACCGGCATGTACCTGCACAAGTTATGTGGCTCATGGGTGCAACACCCTTTTTGGCGCAGTGCTTTTTTACTGAAAAACCCCAAAGATATTAAGACGATTATCGATAGCGGTGTGGCTGAGGTTATTATCGATACCAATAAAGGCTTAGATGTGCAGCTTGAAGTTTCTCCCGCTACTCAGCCCGATACACCAGCTAAGGTAGCTGCTGCCAGTACCGACCCTGCTAAGCCCACTGCCAACAAGCAGAAAAATAAATTGGCCGAATGGCGACGTGCAAAGGCGATTTGTGAGTCCTCGAAAGAGGCGATGACTAGCATGTTTCAGGATGTGCGCATGGGCAAGGTGGTGAACGTGGATGCGGCGCAGCCACTAGTGGATGAAATATCATCGTCCGTGAGTAGTAGTGCCGATACCTTAATCACCATGGCTAGGCTTAAAACCTGTGACAACTATACCTATATGCACTCCGTGGCGGTATGCGCCATGATGATAGCGCTGGCGCGGGAGTTGGGCTTGAGTGAAAAACAGATAAGTTTAGCGGGGGTGGGTGGCTTAATGCATGATTTAGGTAAAGCCATGATGCCGCTGGAAATACTGAACAATCCCGGCAAGCTCAGCGAATTAGAATTTAGTGTGATGAAAACACACCCGGCAGAAGGCTATAAATTACTGCAAGCTAACAAAACAAAGCAGCTAGAGGTGTTGGATATAGTGCTGCACCACCATGAAAAATTTGATGGCACAGGCTATCCCCAAGGCTTAAAGGGCGAAGATATCAGCTTGCTGTCGCGCATGGCTGCGGTTTGCGATGTTTATGATGCCATTACCTCAACCAGACCGTACAAAGAAGGCTGGGACCCAGCCTTATCGCTAAAGCGTATGATTTCTTGGCAGGGCCATTTTGACCCGCAGATATTACAAGCCTTTGTGAAAATTATTGGTATTTACCCTATAGGCGCTTTGGTTAGGTTGGAGACTGGGCGCTTGGCGGTAGTGATGGAGCAAACATCAGGGCGGTTGTTGGCCCCGCTAGTTAAAGTGTTTTTTGCCACCAAGCCCAAAGGCCCTATCGCCATAGAACTAGTCGATTTAGCTGCGCCACGCTGTAAAGATCGCATAGTAGGCCTAGAAAATGCTGAGCAGTGGGGTTTTAAAAATTTAGAGGATTTATGGCAGCCTCAGTAG